One Halobaculum roseum DNA segment encodes these proteins:
- a CDS encoding carbon starvation CstA family protein → MVAAMWLVIGVLALFSAGYLGYSRYLAQFVELDEDRETPAHKYEDGQEYVPAKKPVLLGHHYSSIAGGAPIVGPITAGVVWGWVPAILWIAIGNPLMGSVHDFVSLSASLRHEGKSIGYIIGEYVGERGKNMLLWFAFLTIVLVVAVFALVVAIVFNAYPEAATASLIYIGLAVLFGVYLYQLNLSFIPGTIAFVAAMFAGVYVGTLVPVALFEPAARAPAQTIVLLGSGGSWIPGAGALGANTAAWIPIILVYGALASALPVWVLLQPRDYLSSFLLYSGVGGALLAIIVGTLGGAMGIGAITPSQPLTTQLEPFYGFIGRSGAPLFPLLFITIACGTISGFHSLVSSGTTSKQLNKETDARAIGYGGMLGEGLLATVALITVALVAPEVGGGIGLALPTFATGGGIILTSFGIPTSFGGPFMALVLVSFLLTSTDTAVRLGRYMMEEIVGTPESPVESFAADRYGNAVVQAVPAYVMITSGSWLTLWQLFGGANQLLAALALLTATVWLANWSDSKQLISTGGPMVVMVTITVLGLLWLALHDNIYAKFLNDAWMAEAGAFAMLSAVVQIAIAFTLIYLALSLVKMGYDNIQEARRGTGGAVATDGGQESQDS, encoded by the coding sequence ATGGTGGCAGCAATGTGGCTGGTGATCGGGGTACTCGCACTGTTCAGTGCGGGGTATCTCGGGTACTCGCGGTATCTCGCCCAGTTCGTCGAACTGGACGAGGACCGGGAGACGCCGGCACACAAATACGAGGACGGACAGGAGTACGTTCCGGCGAAGAAGCCGGTGCTCTTGGGGCATCACTATTCGAGTATCGCTGGCGGCGCGCCCATCGTGGGCCCCATCACCGCGGGTGTCGTGTGGGGCTGGGTGCCCGCGATCCTGTGGATCGCCATCGGCAACCCGCTGATGGGGTCGGTCCACGACTTCGTCTCGCTGTCGGCGAGCCTCCGACACGAGGGGAAGTCGATCGGGTACATCATCGGCGAGTACGTGGGCGAGCGCGGCAAGAACATGCTGCTGTGGTTCGCGTTCCTCACGATCGTGCTCGTCGTCGCGGTGTTCGCGCTCGTGGTCGCGATCGTGTTCAACGCGTACCCCGAGGCGGCGACCGCGAGCCTGATCTACATCGGGTTGGCGGTGCTGTTCGGCGTGTACCTGTACCAGCTGAACCTCTCGTTCATCCCGGGAACGATCGCGTTCGTCGCCGCGATGTTCGCGGGCGTGTACGTCGGGACGCTGGTCCCGGTCGCGCTGTTCGAGCCGGCCGCACGTGCGCCCGCCCAGACGATCGTCCTGCTGGGCAGCGGCGGGTCGTGGATCCCCGGCGCGGGCGCGCTCGGCGCCAACACCGCCGCGTGGATCCCGATCATCCTCGTGTACGGGGCGCTCGCGAGCGCGCTTCCGGTATGGGTGCTGCTGCAGCCGCGTGACTACCTCTCGTCGTTCCTCCTGTACTCGGGGGTCGGCGGGGCGCTGCTGGCGATCATCGTCGGCACGCTGGGCGGCGCGATGGGCATCGGCGCGATCACGCCGAGCCAGCCGCTCACCACGCAACTCGAACCGTTCTACGGGTTCATCGGCCGCTCCGGCGCGCCGCTGTTCCCGCTGCTGTTCATCACCATCGCGTGCGGGACCATCTCCGGGTTCCACTCGCTGGTGTCGTCGGGGACGACCTCGAAGCAGCTGAACAAGGAGACCGACGCGCGCGCGATCGGCTACGGCGGGATGCTCGGCGAGGGACTGCTCGCCACCGTCGCGCTGATCACGGTCGCGCTCGTCGCGCCCGAGGTCGGCGGCGGCATCGGGCTCGCGCTGCCGACGTTCGCGACCGGCGGCGGGATCATCCTGACGAGCTTCGGCATCCCGACCTCCTTCGGCGGCCCGTTCATGGCGCTGGTGCTCGTGAGCTTCCTGCTCACGTCGACCGACACCGCCGTCCGCCTGGGTCGGTACATGATGGAGGAGATCGTCGGCACGCCCGAATCGCCGGTCGAGTCGTTCGCGGCCGACCGCTACGGAAACGCGGTCGTGCAGGCGGTGCCCGCGTACGTCATGATCACGAGCGGCTCGTGGCTGACGCTGTGGCAGCTGTTCGGCGGCGCGAACCAGCTGCTCGCGGCGCTGGCGCTGCTCACCGCGACGGTATGGCTCGCCAACTGGAGCGACTCCAAGCAGCTCATCTCCACGGGCGGCCCGATGGTGGTCATGGTGACGATCACCGTGCTGGGTCTGCTGTGGCTCGCGCTCCACGACAACATCTACGCGAAGTTCCTCAACGACGCGTGGATGGCCGAGGCGGGAGCCTTCGCGATGCTGTCGGCGGTCGTCCAGATCGCCATCGCGTTCACCCTGATCTACCTGGCGCTGTCGCTGGTCAAGATGGGGTACGACAACATCCAGGAGGCCCGCAGGGGCACGGGCGGCGCGGTCGCCACCGACGGCGGTCAGGAATCGCAGGATTCCTGA
- a CDS encoding ArsA family ATPase, with the protein MEKFVFFGGKGGVGKTTMSAAYSVKCADAGLDTLVVSTDPAHSTSDVFDQELGDEPQAVEGRDGLWAMEIDPDEEVEHHLMETKRALGDQVSAALVNEIDRQIEMAHQTPGAYEAALFDRFVDVMRSSDDFDRVVFDTSPTGGTLRLLGLPDFLEGWIDRLRRKREKSIDLYEKAAIGNNEPRRVMDGDPILARLQERKEFFEYAGETLREHAAFFLVVNPDELSVRETRRAAEGLADRGLAVRGLAVNRLTPSPDDDENGRGARYLRDRVATERAHLRTLREEFEQPVVAEIETRVEEVKGDFLTEVADELDIEAAPPATPPDGSA; encoded by the coding sequence ATGGAGAAGTTCGTGTTCTTCGGCGGGAAGGGCGGCGTCGGCAAGACGACGATGTCGGCGGCGTACTCGGTCAAGTGTGCGGACGCGGGGCTTGACACGCTCGTCGTCTCGACGGACCCGGCCCACTCGACGTCGGACGTGTTCGACCAGGAACTGGGCGACGAGCCGCAGGCCGTCGAGGGCCGCGACGGGCTGTGGGCGATGGAGATCGACCCCGACGAGGAGGTCGAACACCACCTGATGGAGACGAAGCGCGCGCTCGGCGACCAGGTCAGCGCCGCGCTCGTCAACGAGATCGACCGCCAGATCGAGATGGCCCACCAGACCCCCGGTGCCTACGAGGCCGCGCTGTTCGACCGGTTCGTCGACGTGATGCGCTCCAGCGACGACTTCGACCGTGTCGTCTTCGACACCTCCCCCACCGGCGGCACGCTCCGGCTGCTCGGACTGCCGGACTTCCTGGAGGGGTGGATCGACCGGCTGCGGCGCAAGCGCGAGAAGTCGATCGACCTGTACGAGAAGGCCGCGATCGGCAACAACGAACCCCGGAGAGTGATGGACGGCGACCCGATCCTCGCGCGCTTACAGGAGCGCAAGGAGTTCTTCGAGTACGCCGGCGAGACGCTGCGCGAGCACGCCGCCTTCTTCCTCGTCGTCAACCCCGACGAGCTGTCGGTCCGTGAGACCCGGCGCGCGGCCGAGGGGCTCGCCGACCGCGGGCTCGCCGTTCGTGGGCTCGCGGTGAACCGGCTCACCCCCTCGCCGGACGACGACGAGAACGGCCGCGGCGCGCGCTACCTCCGCGACCGCGTCGCGACCGAGCGCGCGCACCTCCGGACGCTTCGCGAGGAGTTCGAGCAACCCGTCGTCGCCGAGATCGAGACCCGCGTCGAGGAGGTGAAGGGCGACTTCCTCACGGAGGTCGCCGACGAGCTCGACATCGAGGCGGCCCCGCCCGCGACACCCCCGGACGGCTCGGCGTGA
- a CDS encoding CobW family GTP-binding protein — MTPGRGLGGGPGPSGDDAVPVTVLSGSLGAGKTTLVNHVLSNAGDRDIAVLVNDVGSVNVDYDLLSSEDLPAVGVAELSNGCICCELRDDLERAVVQLADGKEFDHLVVEPSGISEPGPVARQFTTGPAAARYRMDAVVTVLDTPQFLGAFAGEGTPKRRGSTTHEGGEGAVGGTAADGEDADLGGDDADREGDGDEAPRPLSDLLVEQVEGADVVLLNKADLCDEAELAEAEELVRALRPRAEILPTEHSAAPLDRILDVDLYEHRDEEHGHPDDHADHGDHEHADSDDHGHADSDDHGHADGDDHGHAHGGDGHDHAHPDEVYGVTSFVYRARRPFHPERLAEYLSNLPESVVRSKGTLHVAGSDQRLHYSQAGPSVRVEAVGPWVAAMEEADRELYRANRRGGADWDDEWGDRHTEVVVIGVDLDEPAVRARLDDCLLTDAELENGPGVDPAEWFPTAPAEGDGDGDGNADAVVSLS, encoded by the coding sequence ATGACGCCCGGACGCGGACTCGGCGGCGGTCCCGGACCGAGCGGCGACGACGCCGTCCCGGTGACGGTCCTCTCGGGGAGCCTCGGCGCCGGCAAGACGACGCTCGTGAACCACGTCCTCTCGAACGCCGGCGACCGCGACATCGCGGTGCTGGTCAACGACGTGGGATCGGTGAACGTCGACTACGACCTCCTCTCCTCGGAGGACCTCCCGGCCGTCGGCGTCGCGGAGCTGTCCAACGGCTGTATCTGCTGTGAGCTGCGCGACGACCTCGAACGCGCGGTCGTCCAGCTCGCCGACGGCAAGGAGTTCGACCACCTCGTCGTCGAGCCCTCGGGGATCAGCGAGCCCGGCCCCGTCGCCCGACAGTTCACCACCGGCCCGGCCGCGGCCCGATACCGGATGGACGCCGTCGTCACGGTGCTGGACACCCCGCAGTTCCTCGGCGCCTTCGCGGGCGAGGGAACCCCGAAGCGACGGGGGAGCACCACTCACGAGGGCGGCGAGGGTGCAGTCGGCGGCACGGCGGCAGACGGCGAGGACGCGGACCTCGGTGGCGACGACGCCGACCGCGAAGGCGACGGCGACGAAGCTCCCCGCCCGCTCTCGGATCTGCTCGTCGAGCAGGTCGAGGGCGCGGACGTGGTCCTGCTCAACAAGGCCGACCTGTGCGACGAGGCCGAACTCGCGGAGGCCGAGGAGCTGGTGCGCGCGCTCCGTCCCCGCGCCGAGATCCTTCCCACCGAGCACTCGGCGGCGCCGCTGGATCGGATCCTCGACGTGGACCTGTACGAGCATCGGGACGAGGAGCACGGCCACCCCGACGACCACGCGGACCACGGCGACCACGAACACGCCGACAGCGACGACCACGGGCACGCCGACAGCGACGACCACGGGCACGCCGACGGCGACGACCACGGCCACGCACACGGCGGGGACGGCCATGACCACGCCCACCCGGACGAGGTGTACGGCGTCACATCCTTCGTCTACCGCGCGCGGCGACCGTTCCACCCCGAACGGCTCGCCGAGTACCTCTCGAACCTGCCCGAGTCGGTCGTGCGCTCGAAGGGGACGCTCCACGTCGCCGGCAGCGATCAGCGGCTGCACTACAGTCAGGCCGGCCCCTCGGTTCGTGTGGAGGCGGTCGGCCCGTGGGTGGCGGCGATGGAGGAGGCCGACCGGGAGCTGTACCGGGCGAACCGCCGCGGCGGCGCCGACTGGGACGACGAGTGGGGCGACCGCCACACCGAGGTGGTCGTCATCGGCGTCGACCTCGACGAGCCGGCGGTGCGCGCGCGGCTGGACGACTGTCTCCTCACGGACGCGGAGCTGGAGAACGGACCCGGCGTCGACCCCGCCGAGTGGTTCCCGACCGCGCCCGCCGAGGGCGACGGCGATGGCGACGGGAACGCCGACGCGGTCGTTTCGCTGTCGTAA
- a CDS encoding zinc-ribbon domain-containing protein, producing the protein MGLIGTLTETLKASTESPNRGGGTEESTGAYWCHDCDERLLDLDVTGEEPPSCPECGDEMAFERSPGSTGCAC; encoded by the coding sequence ATGGGACTGATCGGCACGCTCACCGAGACGCTGAAGGCCTCGACGGAATCGCCGAACCGCGGGGGCGGCACCGAGGAGTCGACGGGCGCGTACTGGTGTCACGACTGCGACGAGCGCCTGCTCGACCTCGACGTGACCGGCGAGGAGCCCCCGTCGTGTCCGGAGTGCGGCGACGAGATGGCGTTCGAGCGCTCGCCCGGCTCGACCGGCTGCGCCTGCTGA
- a CDS encoding SRPBCC family protein, protein MREVEAERFVAATPDTLRRLLSPAALVEYEGSFVVRGTRSEDDATVVTVAGGGLEFDLRVTETDDGWRYEQVGERGPFDAMETAVTVEPANEGSRVRAVSRVSLGLPLPLADRIAGWKRRGELRRLLDNIADDA, encoded by the coding sequence ATGCGCGAAGTCGAGGCCGAGCGGTTCGTCGCGGCGACCCCCGACACGCTCCGCCGGCTGCTCTCGCCGGCGGCGCTCGTCGAGTACGAGGGGAGCTTCGTGGTCCGGGGAACCCGATCCGAGGACGACGCCACCGTCGTCACCGTCGCCGGCGGCGGTCTGGAGTTCGACCTCCGGGTGACCGAGACCGACGACGGCTGGCGCTACGAGCAGGTCGGCGAGCGGGGACCGTTCGACGCGATGGAGACGGCGGTGACCGTCGAGCCGGCCAACGAGGGCAGTCGGGTACGGGCCGTCTCGCGCGTCTCGCTTGGGCTGCCGCTCCCGCTAGCCGACCGGATCGCCGGGTGGAAGCGCCGCGGCGAGCTGCGGCGCCTGCTCGACAACATCGCCGACGACGCCTGA
- a CDS encoding dolichol kinase, with translation MGELKRRAVHASGTGFPAIYLLGLVTWRQLQALLLVATAGVFLLEFLRLVVGVEWPPLDRVYDELTREYEADNVAGYALFMVGATVAALAFAPPYGPEVVAFEPPLAASAILMLSIGDPISGYLGSNDATTAKEVGVLAVMFLVCFALAVPITVLHAGTLVGVAAAAAGALGATVADGVKPVVRGYVVDDNLTIPPAAGAAMTAVFLLAA, from the coding sequence ATGGGGGAGCTGAAGCGGCGGGCGGTTCACGCCTCAGGGACCGGGTTCCCGGCGATCTACCTGCTCGGGCTCGTCACCTGGCGACAGCTACAGGCGCTCCTGCTGGTCGCGACGGCCGGCGTGTTCCTGTTGGAGTTCCTCCGGCTCGTCGTCGGCGTGGAGTGGCCGCCGCTGGACCGCGTGTACGACGAGCTGACGCGGGAGTACGAGGCCGACAACGTCGCCGGCTACGCCCTGTTCATGGTGGGCGCGACCGTCGCGGCGCTGGCGTTCGCGCCCCCGTACGGGCCCGAGGTCGTCGCCTTCGAGCCGCCGCTGGCGGCGTCGGCGATCCTGATGCTGTCGATCGGCGACCCGATCTCCGGGTACCTCGGCAGCAACGACGCGACGACCGCCAAGGAGGTCGGCGTGCTCGCGGTGATGTTCCTCGTGTGCTTCGCGCTCGCGGTGCCGATCACCGTCCTCCACGCGGGGACGCTCGTCGGCGTCGCCGCCGCGGCCGCGGGCGCGCTCGGGGCGACCGTCGCCGACGGCGTGAAGCCGGTGGTCCGCGGCTACGTGGTCGACGACAACCTCACCATCCCGCCCGCCGCGGGCGCGGCGATGACCGCGGTGTTCCTGCTGGCGGCCTGA
- the glyS gene encoding glycine--tRNA ligase: MAEQEDVIELAKRRGFFFGANGAYGGVAGFYTYGPNGAAVKDNLESAWRDRFTVRQGNMEIEAPTIMPEAVFEASGHLDGFDDMLVECPECGASHRADHLIEDNTGIEEAESLPISEVEMIIRDHDLRCPSCDAPLGGEPVEDFNLMFETSIGPGSGQPGYMRPETAQGIFVEFPRLKEYARNRLPFGVTQIGPAYRNEISPRKGIIRVREFTQAELETFIDPEEDEPPLHEVEDVEVTLYPADEQEDEDGEAYTTTVGDAVDEGVIGSDWVGYYLGVAQEWYERVGVDMDRFRFRQHLPGELAHYAADCWDAESEVGGDWIEITGFAYRSDYDLTKHAEHSGESFTVFKQYDEPKTVERATVDPDMATLGPEFGGDAGAVAEALQTLAEREPDAFDAAEVEVEVDGETHTVDSDVANFSVEEVTENGEHITPHVVEPSFGIDRIVYTVIEHAYRSDEVDGEERTYLALDPEMAATDAAVFPLVSNDERLLDLSDEVTGDLRAAGLSVEYDDSGSIGRRYRRQDEVGTPFCVTVDRDGIEGDGPDTVTVRERDSARQVRVPVSEVADEIATLLDPEEDRAFDALAAAHDEIETDVETA; the protein is encoded by the coding sequence ATGGCCGAGCAGGAGGACGTGATCGAGCTGGCGAAGCGTCGGGGCTTCTTCTTCGGCGCCAACGGCGCCTACGGCGGCGTCGCCGGCTTCTACACGTACGGCCCCAACGGCGCGGCGGTGAAGGACAACCTCGAGTCCGCCTGGCGCGACCGCTTCACCGTCCGCCAGGGCAACATGGAGATCGAGGCGCCGACGATCATGCCCGAGGCCGTCTTCGAGGCGTCGGGCCACCTCGACGGCTTCGACGACATGCTCGTCGAGTGCCCCGAGTGCGGCGCGTCCCACCGCGCCGACCACCTCATCGAGGACAACACGGGCATCGAGGAGGCCGAGTCGCTGCCGATCTCGGAGGTCGAGATGATCATCCGGGATCACGACCTGCGGTGTCCATCGTGTGACGCCCCCCTCGGCGGCGAGCCGGTCGAGGACTTCAACCTCATGTTCGAGACGAGCATCGGCCCCGGCTCGGGCCAGCCCGGCTACATGCGCCCGGAGACGGCGCAGGGCATCTTCGTCGAGTTCCCGCGTCTGAAGGAATACGCGCGCAACCGCCTCCCGTTCGGCGTCACGCAGATCGGCCCGGCCTACCGCAACGAGATCAGCCCCCGCAAGGGCATCATCCGCGTGCGCGAGTTCACGCAGGCCGAGCTGGAGACGTTCATCGACCCCGAGGAGGACGAGCCGCCGCTCCACGAGGTCGAGGACGTGGAGGTCACGCTGTACCCCGCCGACGAGCAGGAGGACGAGGACGGCGAGGCCTACACCACGACCGTCGGCGACGCCGTCGACGAGGGCGTCATCGGCTCCGACTGGGTCGGTTACTACCTCGGCGTCGCACAGGAGTGGTACGAGCGCGTCGGCGTCGACATGGACCGGTTCCGGTTCCGCCAGCACCTCCCCGGCGAGTTGGCCCACTACGCGGCCGACTGTTGGGACGCGGAAAGCGAGGTGGGCGGCGACTGGATCGAGATCACCGGCTTCGCCTACCGCTCGGACTACGACCTCACGAAGCACGCCGAACACTCCGGCGAGTCGTTCACCGTGTTCAAGCAGTACGACGAGCCGAAGACGGTGGAGCGCGCGACCGTCGACCCGGACATGGCGACGCTCGGCCCCGAGTTCGGCGGCGACGCCGGCGCGGTCGCCGAGGCGTTGCAGACGCTGGCCGAGCGCGAGCCGGACGCCTTCGACGCGGCCGAAGTCGAGGTGGAGGTCGACGGCGAGACCCACACGGTCGACAGCGACGTGGCGAACTTCTCGGTCGAGGAGGTGACCGAGAACGGCGAGCACATCACCCCGCACGTCGTCGAGCCGTCGTTCGGTATCGACCGCATCGTCTACACCGTCATCGAGCACGCCTACCGGAGCGACGAGGTCGACGGCGAGGAGCGCACCTACCTCGCGCTCGACCCGGAGATGGCCGCGACCGACGCCGCCGTCTTCCCGCTCGTCTCCAACGACGAGCGCCTGCTCGATCTGTCCGACGAGGTCACCGGCGACCTGCGCGCGGCGGGCCTGTCGGTTGAGTACGACGACTCCGGCTCGATCGGCCGGCGCTACCGCCGGCAGGACGAGGTCGGCACGCCCTTCTGTGTCACCGTCGACCGCGACGGCATCGAGGGCGACGGCCCCGACACCGTCACCGTCCGCGAGCGCGACTCCGCGCGGCAGGTCCGCGTGCCCGTGAGCGAGGTCGCAGACGAGATCGCCACCCTGCTCGATCCCGAGGAGGACCGCGCGTTCGACGCGCTGGCGGCGGCGCACGACGAGATCGAGACGGACGTCGAGACGGCCTGA
- a CDS encoding CBS domain-containing protein, whose amino-acid sequence MNVADAMTPRADLVTVSLPGSRDDVLTYLQEYRFSSVPVVKGEGDDEVYRGLVSRDDLIEKPDEDQLALLMRDVPTVTPETNLRDAAQVMIGGSRRVPVVEEHNGDTLAGIVTVTDIVAAIARDEVDTDATCGDVAGTDVNTVYTGTPLTVAERQLFFANVPYAVALGEDGDMAGMLTEVDVLEVARVVEGEDNTGDSIADQDDDWKWEGIKAVGAAYVPTRNVEIPAEPVTEFMTDDVRTVSRTRSVQEAAQEMITEDIEQVPLQAGGELVGIVRDVHLLEAL is encoded by the coding sequence ATGAACGTAGCAGACGCGATGACGCCGCGAGCGGATCTCGTCACGGTGTCGCTCCCCGGCAGTCGCGACGACGTCCTCACGTACCTCCAGGAGTACCGCTTCTCGTCGGTTCCGGTGGTGAAAGGCGAGGGCGACGACGAGGTGTACCGCGGCCTCGTCTCCCGGGACGACCTCATCGAGAAGCCCGACGAGGACCAGCTGGCGCTGTTGATGCGGGACGTGCCGACGGTCACGCCCGAGACGAACCTCCGCGACGCCGCGCAGGTGATGATCGGCGGCAGCCGTCGCGTTCCCGTCGTCGAGGAGCACAACGGGGACACCCTGGCGGGGATCGTCACCGTCACCGACATCGTCGCCGCGATCGCCCGCGACGAGGTCGACACCGACGCCACCTGCGGCGACGTGGCCGGCACCGACGTGAACACCGTGTACACCGGCACGCCGCTGACGGTCGCCGAGCGCCAGCTGTTCTTCGCGAACGTCCCGTACGCGGTCGCGCTGGGCGAGGACGGAGACATGGCCGGCATGCTCACCGAGGTCGACGTGCTCGAGGTCGCCCGCGTCGTCGAGGGCGAGGACAACACCGGCGACTCCATCGCCGACCAGGACGACGACTGGAAGTGGGAGGGCATCAAGGCCGTCGGCGCGGCGTACGTGCCCACGCGGAACGTCGAGATCCCCGCGGAGCCGGTCACGGAGTTCATGACCGATGACGTGCGGACGGTCTCGCGGACGCGCTCGGTGCAGGAGGCCGCACAGGAGATGATCACCGAGGACATCGAACAGGTGCCGCTGCAGGCCGGCGGCGAGCTCGTCGGCATCGTGCGCGACGTGCACCTGTTGGAGGCGCTGTAG
- a CDS encoding DUF7556 family protein — protein MTTRHTGCEPGEVMASVDESSAEFVIADLACDDAWLSVGEADAPVLENWC, from the coding sequence ATGACAACGAGGCACACGGGGTGCGAGCCCGGTGAGGTGATGGCGTCGGTGGACGAGAGCTCCGCGGAGTTCGTCATCGCGGACCTCGCATGCGACGACGCCTGGCTCTCCGTCGGCGAGGCCGACGCCCCGGTGCTCGAGAACTGGTGTTGA